tgaaatattaaaacaatttacTAACAAatgattaattttatttcaattattatttttccattgaaataatcaaaacaatttaaattttttatacaGTTGCATGGTGTTTCTTTCAAGAAGAGAGCTCCAAGAGCCGTCAAGGAAATCAAGAAGTTTGCTAAATTACACATGGGTACTGACGATGTCCGTCTTTCTCCAGAATTGAACCAAGAAATCTGGAAGAGAGGTATCAAGGGTGTTCCATTAAGATTAAGATTGAGAATCTCTAGAAAGAGAAacgaagaagaagatgccAAGAACCCATTATTCTCTTACGTTGAACCTGTCTTCGTTGCCAACGTCAAAGGTTTAAACACCGTCGTCATTGAAGATGAAgcttaaataaattgaaataaaatagtataaatattttaatttaacatATTTAAAAGTGCAATTGGtgcaatttttaaaaaaaagtacaatatatatttaaaaaaagaaatttttaaaaaaaaaaatataaaaatctttcattaaatatctATCTAGTCTATCTAATCTATATACTTTTAATTTGACGATAAGTTGGTTCAATAGATTGACCAAACCCAGGATCATCaattcttttcaaaataaaagtttCATCAATCCAATCGATTAATTGTGAATAAGTTCTTGTTTCCATTAGttgttttattaaatgtttAGGGATCATCATATTTTCCATCATACAAAATAGATGATGTTGAAATAATTGGAAAGGTAtaccattattatattcaaaactccaatttataaaaatttcaatacaACCCCATGGAcatttcaaatgattttcaaataagGAAGGATTAGCTAAAACACCACGTACACTCATAACTGCATCtgtatttgtaattttagaaatttcaaataaatctttatattGGAAACAATCACCATTAGCTACAACAGGATAATTTGGTTTATAATCTTTAATTGCCGCCGTAATGGTTTTAATAGCTTCTAAATTAACCGGAGTTGACGATCTAGTTGTACGTGTTCTACCATGTATTGTGATCCAATCAGCACCTGAATCAATGATTTTCTTACAAAGCTCGATAGtttgatttaaatcatcatGAATTCTTATTTTGGTTTCTAATCTTAATTTATcatgatatttttctttaacaGCTTTGACCAGGGAACAAATTAAATCGgga
This genomic stretch from Henningerozyma blattae CBS 6284 chromosome 1, complete genome harbors:
- the TBLA0A06310 gene encoding 60S ribosomal protein eL31 (similar to Saccharomyces cerevisiae RPL31A (YDL075W) and RPL31B (YLR406C); ancestral locus Anc_4.270) translates to MAGLKDVVTREYTINMHKRLHGVSFKKRAPRAVKEIKKFAKLHMGTDDVRLSPELNQEIWKRGIKGVPLRLRLRISRKRNEEEDAKNPLFSYVEPVFVANVKGLNTVVIEDEA
- the DUS4 gene encoding tRNA dihydrouridine synthase (similar to Saccharomyces cerevisiae DUS4 (YLR405W); ancestral locus Anc_4.269) → MYNTTPKPLLKENDPLYIIQSRKTTHNRPATIAGPMVRYSKLPFRQTCRDYSVDIVYTPMILAREFVRNKNARLSDFSTNSKDTPLIVQVGVNNVSDILKFADMVAPYCDGIGINCGCPIKEQVREGIGCALIYNPDLICSLVKAVKEKYHDKLRLETKIRIHDDLNQTIELCKKIIDSGADWITIHGRTRTTRSSTPVNLEAIKTITAAIKDYKPNYPVVANGDCFQYKDLFEISKITNTDAVMSVRGVLANPSLFENHLKCPWGCIEIFINWSFEYNNGIPFQLFQHHLFCMMENMMIPKHLIKQLMETRTYSQLIDWIDETFILKRIDDPGFGQSIEPTYRQIKSI